A window from Citrus sinensis cultivar Valencia sweet orange chromosome 3, DVS_A1.0, whole genome shotgun sequence encodes these proteins:
- the LOC127901133 gene encoding uncharacterized protein LOC127901133 isoform X2 has protein sequence MASSSSSSSCCCRLRDQWKYEHDVFVTFSGEDIRENFGSHLFAALFREKIKSFRDEQLRRGDEIMPALMQAIEESKISLVIFSKRYAFSRGCLEELVKIIECKKLYQTVIPVFYQVPPRDVRKQLGSFGDAFLQHEKNHKLLPRLEIWRDALKQASDLAGWDSNETRPESKLTDGIVNDVAEKLKSKAELMVKELVVLFNMAREKLDFHTTSLWNNKDFKQLHCRLNEVLSCLRNAERYRSYRYWLLCPLFADLRSLTHDVDELMDNFKNSDITLTKFRREVKKLDQRLLRFLDSVDKLVASHYRQRNADFEQPRPRTISPTYPCIEEINDETCVADITDGDIAANNLSSCNSTSRFNFKKAVFKLEIHDDIAQQAAFSIVSKFKGITDLSVDPKDRTIMTVIGDNFDAISAGMKLKRLCDTRLVSLESIKEHEGEHHKAEADKANKRKKDKLPFTILSRMCISDK, from the exons ATGGCTTCATCTTCGTCGTCATCTTCTTGTTGTTGTCGTCTTCGTGATCAATGGAAATATGAACACGACGTCTTCGTCACATTTAGTGGAGAGGATATTCGAGAAAATTTTGGAAGCCATTTGTTTGCTGCTCTTTTtcgagagaaaataaaaagcttcAGGGACGAACAACTTAGGAGAGGAGACGAGATCATGCCGGCGCTTATGCAAGCAATCGAAGAATCAAAGATATCACttgttattttctcaaaaCGCTACGCTTTTTCCAGAGGCTGTTTGGAAGAACTTGTCAAGATTATCGAATGCAAGAAACTGTACCAAACTGTCATACCTGTATTCTACCAGGTACCTCCGAGAGATGTCCGGAAGCAGCTCGGAAGCTTTGGAGACGCTTTTCTTCAGCATGAAAAGAACCATAAGCTTTTGCCAAGATTGGAGATATGGAGGGATGCATTGAAACAAGCTTCCGATCTTGCTGGATGGGATTCAAATGAAACCag GCCTGAATCTAAACTGACAGATGGGATTGTCAATGATGTTGCggagaaattaaaatctaaagcAGAGTTAATGGTGAAGGAACTCGTCGTCCTTTTCAATATGGCGCGAGAGAAATTAGACTTCCACACTACTTCTTTATGGAATAACAAGGACTTCAAACAGCTACATTGCAGATTGAATGAAGTGCTTTCCTGTCTTCGGAATGCTGAGCGCTATAGATCCTATCGATATTGGTTGCTCTGTCCACTGTTTGCTGACCTCAGAAGCCTCACTCACGACGTTGATGAGCTAATGGACAACTTTAAGAATTCTGACATTACGCTAACCAAGTTCCGAAGGGAGGTCAAGAAACTTGATCAACGGTTACTTCGGTTCTTGGATTCGGTTGACAAACTTGTAGCCAGCCATTATAGACAAAGGAATGCCGATTTTGAG CAACCGCGGCCACGAACAATCTCTCCTACTTACCCTTGCattgaagaaattaatgatgaaACTTGTGTTGCAGACATTACCGATGGCGACATCGCTGCCAACAATCTCTCAAGCTGCAACAGTACTAGTAGATTCAACTTCAAG AAAGCAGTTTTTAAATTGGAAATACATGATGATATAGCCCAGCAAGCAGCTTTCAGCATAGTCTCTAAATTTAAAG GGATTACTGATTTATCAGTTGACCCGAAGGACAGGACAATAATGACTGTTATTGGAGACAATTTTGATGCAATATCTGCAGGGATGAAACTGAAAAGGCTATGTGACACACGTTTAGTATCTCTTGAATCAATTAAAGAGCATGAGGGAGAACATCATAAAGCAGAGGCCGATAAGGCAAATAAGAGGAAGAAGGATAAATTGCCATTTACAATCCTCAGCCGAATGTGCATTTCGGATAAATAg
- the LOC127901133 gene encoding TMV resistance protein N-like isoform X30 — protein MASSSSSSSCCCRLRDQWKYEHDVFVTFSGEDIRENFGSHLFAALFREKIKSFRDEQLRRGDEIMPALMQAIEESKISLVIFSKRYAFSRGCLEELVKIIECKKLYQTVIPVFYQVPPRDVRKQLGSFGDAFLQHEKNHKLLPRLEIWRDALKQASDLAGWDSNETRPESKLTDGIVNDVAEKLKSKAELMVKELVVLFNMAREKLDFHTTSLWNNKDFKQLHCRLNEVLSCLRNAERYRSYRYWLLCPLFADLRSLTHDVDELMDNFKNSDITLTKFRREVKKLDQRLLRFLDSVDKLVASHYRQRNADFEQPRPRTISPTYPCIEEINDETCVADITDGDIAANNLSSCNSTSRFNFKKAVFKLEIHDDIAQQAAFSIVSKFKEKEN, from the exons ATGGCTTCATCTTCGTCGTCATCTTCTTGTTGTTGTCGTCTTCGTGATCAATGGAAATATGAACACGACGTCTTCGTCACATTTAGTGGAGAGGATATTCGAGAAAATTTTGGAAGCCATTTGTTTGCTGCTCTTTTtcgagagaaaataaaaagcttcAGGGACGAACAACTTAGGAGAGGAGACGAGATCATGCCGGCGCTTATGCAAGCAATCGAAGAATCAAAGATATCACttgttattttctcaaaaCGCTACGCTTTTTCCAGAGGCTGTTTGGAAGAACTTGTCAAGATTATCGAATGCAAGAAACTGTACCAAACTGTCATACCTGTATTCTACCAGGTACCTCCGAGAGATGTCCGGAAGCAGCTCGGAAGCTTTGGAGACGCTTTTCTTCAGCATGAAAAGAACCATAAGCTTTTGCCAAGATTGGAGATATGGAGGGATGCATTGAAACAAGCTTCCGATCTTGCTGGATGGGATTCAAATGAAACCag GCCTGAATCTAAACTGACAGATGGGATTGTCAATGATGTTGCggagaaattaaaatctaaagcAGAGTTAATGGTGAAGGAACTCGTCGTCCTTTTCAATATGGCGCGAGAGAAATTAGACTTCCACACTACTTCTTTATGGAATAACAAGGACTTCAAACAGCTACATTGCAGATTGAATGAAGTGCTTTCCTGTCTTCGGAATGCTGAGCGCTATAGATCCTATCGATATTGGTTGCTCTGTCCACTGTTTGCTGACCTCAGAAGCCTCACTCACGACGTTGATGAGCTAATGGACAACTTTAAGAATTCTGACATTACGCTAACCAAGTTCCGAAGGGAGGTCAAGAAACTTGATCAACGGTTACTTCGGTTCTTGGATTCGGTTGACAAACTTGTAGCCAGCCATTATAGACAAAGGAATGCCGATTTTGAG CAACCGCGGCCACGAACAATCTCTCCTACTTACCCTTGCattgaagaaattaatgatgaaACTTGTGTTGCAGACATTACCGATGGCGACATCGCTGCCAACAATCTCTCAAGCTGCAACAGTACTAGTAGATTCAACTTCAAG AAAGCAGTTTTTAAATTGGAAATACATGATGATATAGCCCAGCAAGCAGCTTTCAGCATAGTCTCTAAATTTAAAG AAAAGGAAAACTGA
- the LOC127901133 gene encoding TMV resistance protein N-like isoform X22, whose protein sequence is MASSSSSSSCCCRLRDQWKYEHDVFVTFSGEDIRENFGSHLFAALFREKIKSFRDEQLRRGDEIMPALMQAIEESKISLVIFSKRYAFSRGCLEELVKIIECKKLYQTVIPVFYQVPPRDVRKQLGSFGDAFLQHEKNHKLLPRLEIWRDALKQASDLAGWDSNETRPESKLTDGIVNDVAEKLKSKAELMVKELVVLFNMAREKLDFHTTSLWNNKDFKQLHCRLNEVLSCLRNAERYRSYRYWLLCPLFADLRSLTHDVDELMDNFKNSDITLTKFRREVKKLDQRLLRFLDSVDKLVASHYRQRNADFEQPRPRTISPTYPCIEEINDETCVADITDGDIAANNLSSCNSTSRFNFKKAVFKLEIHDDIAQQAAFSIVSKFKEKEN, encoded by the exons ATGGCTTCATCTTCGTCGTCATCTTCTTGTTGTTGTCGTCTTCGTGATCAATGGAAATATGAACACGACGTCTTCGTCACATTTAGTGGAGAGGATATTCGAGAAAATTTTGGAAGCCATTTGTTTGCTGCTCTTTTtcgagagaaaataaaaagcttcAGGGACGAACAACTTAGGAGAGGAGACGAGATCATGCCGGCGCTTATGCAAGCAATCGAAGAATCAAAGATATCACttgttattttctcaaaaCGCTACGCTTTTTCCAGAGGCTGTTTGGAAGAACTTGTCAAGATTATCGAATGCAAGAAACTGTACCAAACTGTCATACCTGTATTCTACCAGGTACCTCCGAGAGATGTCCGGAAGCAGCTCGGAAGCTTTGGAGACGCTTTTCTTCAGCATGAAAAGAACCATAAGCTTTTGCCAAGATTGGAGATATGGAGGGATGCATTGAAACAAGCTTCCGATCTTGCTGGATGGGATTCAAATGAAACCag GCCTGAATCTAAACTGACAGATGGGATTGTCAATGATGTTGCggagaaattaaaatctaaagcAGAGTTAATGGTGAAGGAACTCGTCGTCCTTTTCAATATGGCGCGAGAGAAATTAGACTTCCACACTACTTCTTTATGGAATAACAAGGACTTCAAACAGCTACATTGCAGATTGAATGAAGTGCTTTCCTGTCTTCGGAATGCTGAGCGCTATAGATCCTATCGATATTGGTTGCTCTGTCCACTGTTTGCTGACCTCAGAAGCCTCACTCACGACGTTGATGAGCTAATGGACAACTTTAAGAATTCTGACATTACGCTAACCAAGTTCCGAAGGGAGGTCAAGAAACTTGATCAACGGTTACTTCGGTTCTTGGATTCGGTTGACAAACTTGTAGCCAGCCATTATAGACAAAGGAATGCCGATTTTGAG CAACCGCGGCCACGAACAATCTCTCCTACTTACCCTTGCattgaagaaattaatgatgaaACTTGTGTTGCAGACATTACCGATGGCGACATCGCTGCCAACAATCTCTCAAGCTGCAACAGTACTAGTAGATTCAACTTCAAG AAAGCAGTTTTTAAATTGGAAATACATGATGATATAGCCCAGCAAGCAGCTTTCAGCATAGTCTCTAAATTTAAAG
- the LOC127901133 gene encoding TMV resistance protein N-like isoform X34, whose translation MASSSSSSSCCCRLRDQWKYEHDVFVTFSGEDIRENFGSHLFAALFREKIKSFRDEQLRRGDEIMPALMQAIEESKISLVIFSKRYAFSRGCLEELVKIIECKKLYQTVIPVFYQVPPRDVRKQLGSFGDAFLQHEKNHKLLPRLEIWRDALKQASDLAGWDSNETRPESKLTDGIVNDVAEKLKSKAELMVKELVVLFNMAREKLDFHTTSLWNNKDFKQLHCRLNEVLSCLRNAERYRSYRYWLLCPLFADLRSLTHDVDELMDNFKNSDITLTKFRREVKKLDQRLLRFLDSVDKLVASHYRQRNADFEQPRPRTISPTYPCIEEINDETCVADITDGDIAANNLSSCNSTSRFNFKKAVFKLEIHDDIAQQAAFSIVSKFKEKEN comes from the exons ATGGCTTCATCTTCGTCGTCATCTTCTTGTTGTTGTCGTCTTCGTGATCAATGGAAATATGAACACGACGTCTTCGTCACATTTAGTGGAGAGGATATTCGAGAAAATTTTGGAAGCCATTTGTTTGCTGCTCTTTTtcgagagaaaataaaaagcttcAGGGACGAACAACTTAGGAGAGGAGACGAGATCATGCCGGCGCTTATGCAAGCAATCGAAGAATCAAAGATATCACttgttattttctcaaaaCGCTACGCTTTTTCCAGAGGCTGTTTGGAAGAACTTGTCAAGATTATCGAATGCAAGAAACTGTACCAAACTGTCATACCTGTATTCTACCAGGTACCTCCGAGAGATGTCCGGAAGCAGCTCGGAAGCTTTGGAGACGCTTTTCTTCAGCATGAAAAGAACCATAAGCTTTTGCCAAGATTGGAGATATGGAGGGATGCATTGAAACAAGCTTCCGATCTTGCTGGATGGGATTCAAATGAAACCag GCCTGAATCTAAACTGACAGATGGGATTGTCAATGATGTTGCggagaaattaaaatctaaagcAGAGTTAATGGTGAAGGAACTCGTCGTCCTTTTCAATATGGCGCGAGAGAAATTAGACTTCCACACTACTTCTTTATGGAATAACAAGGACTTCAAACAGCTACATTGCAGATTGAATGAAGTGCTTTCCTGTCTTCGGAATGCTGAGCGCTATAGATCCTATCGATATTGGTTGCTCTGTCCACTGTTTGCTGACCTCAGAAGCCTCACTCACGACGTTGATGAGCTAATGGACAACTTTAAGAATTCTGACATTACGCTAACCAAGTTCCGAAGGGAGGTCAAGAAACTTGATCAACGGTTACTTCGGTTCTTGGATTCGGTTGACAAACTTGTAGCCAGCCATTATAGACAAAGGAATGCCGATTTTGAG CAACCGCGGCCACGAACAATCTCTCCTACTTACCCTTGCattgaagaaattaatgatgaaACTTGTGTTGCAGACATTACCGATGGCGACATCGCTGCCAACAATCTCTCAAGCTGCAACAGTACTAGTAGATTCAACTTCAAG